GGGCCGTTCCTTTGCCGTCCGCGACCGGGCCACCATGGCACGGCTGGTGGCCCCGAACGTGCTGGTGGGGCTGGGGGCGGGGGCCACCATTCCCTTCCTGAACGTGTTTATCGAGGGCAAGTTCCACGTGGACTACGCCAGCCTGGGCACGCTCTTTGCCTGGACCAGCCTGGCGACCGCCGTGACGGTGCTGGTGCAGCCGCTGCTGGTGCGGCGGCTGGGGCAGCTTCCCGCCGTGCTGGTCGTGCAGGCCGCGAGTCTGCCCTTCCTGGCCGTGCTGGGCTTCGCGCCCGCCCTGTGGATGGTCAGCGCGGCCCTCTTTACGCGCGGGGCGCTGATGAACGCGGCGGGGCCGGTCTACAGCGCCTACGCGATGACCGCGCTGCCCGACGAGGACCGCCCGATGTACTCCGCCGTCAACACCATCGCCTGGGACCTGGGCTGGGCGGCCAGCAGCCTGCTCAGCGGCGTGGTGCGCGGCGTGCTGCCCTTTGACGTGGCCTTCCGGGTGCTGTTCGGGTGGACCATCCTGATGTACGCGGGCAGCGTCCTGGCGATCTATCTGGGCCTGTACCGCCGGGCGCGGCGCACGTCCCCGACGCCCCGCGCGGCGGGCGGGGGGGTAGACTGACCCCGATGAGCGATACCGGACCCCTTCAGAGCCTGCAACGTGTGCAGGAGCTTGACCTGGAACTCGACCGGCTGCGGGCCGAGGAGGCCAGCATCCCGGACGCCCTGCGCGATGCCCGTGCCCAGCAGGAACGCCTCAACAACGATCTGGAAGACACCGAGATCACCCTGGAGGGCGTGGAAAAGCAGATCCGGGGGCTGGAGCAGGACCTCACCGGCACCCAGGAGCAGACGCGGCGCGCCAAGGAGGAGCAGGAGAAGAACGCCTTCGACGCCCGCGCCCAGTCCCAGTACGGCAGCCGCATCCAGATGCTCTCCGAACGCGCCGAGGAGATGGCCGAGGACCTGACGCCGCTCCGCGAGCGGCAGCGTGAGCTGTCGGAACGGGCCTCCGGCCTGCGCGGCGAACACCGCGCCCTGCGCCCCGAGCTGGAGGCGCTCGAAACCCAGGACGAGGCCCGCGTGCAGGCCCTGCGCGACCAGGGCGAGGGTGCCCGGCAGGAACGCGCCCGCCTGGTCGCCGGCATCGATGCCCGCACCGTCAAGGAATACGACCATATCCGCAAGGCCAAAAAGGGCCTGGGCCTGGTCGAGATTCGCGGGGGCCGCTGCACCGGCTGCAACGTGATGCTGCCGGTCAACGTGCAGCAGAAGGCCGCCCAGGGCAAGCTGCCCCCCGTCAAGTGCCCCTCGTGCGGGCGCTTCCTGATCAAGCTGGGCTGAGCGCGGGAAGGGGTGTTTCCCCCAGTGGGGGCATGCGGCACCGCCCTGGACCCTGCCCCGCCGCACCTCGCGCCCGGCAGCCCCGTTCCCGACAGCGAATTCTTCTGCTCCGGCCCCGCTTTTTCGGCGGGGCCGCATCTTGTACACCAAAATGGCCAGCCGTACAAGCCATTGTACCCCCTGCACCCGAGTGGTACAGTCAGCCATCTGAGAGCGGCCTCACTTCAGGGGCCACCCCGTCCGCTTCCGCACCGCCCTACGGGATGGTGAGGTGTTTTGCTGCCGCTTTGCCCTCAAGGAGTCCTGATTCATGACCACCACGCCCAACCCCACCCTCAGCAACTTCGATGACAACGCCCACCACATCGCCCGGCGGCAGTACCTCCAGGCGGGCGACGGCGACCTGGGCGGCATGTTCCGCCGCATCGCGGAGTGGGTGGCGGAGGCGGAGGCCCCGGAGGCGCGCCTGAGCTGGGTGCAGAAGTACTACGACCTGATGGCGGAAAAGAAGTTCTGCCCCGGCGGGCGCGTGCTGGCGGGCGCGGGAACGCAGCACGGGAATGTGCTCAACTGCTTTGTTCAGGGGGCCACCGAACACGCCCCCGAGAGCTTCGACGGCATCATGGAGGTCGCCCGCAAGCTGGCCCTGGTGACCAAGGTGGGCGGCGGCAACGGCGTGAACCTCGACGTGTACACGCCCCGCGCGGCGAGCAGCCGCCCCGATGCGGGCGTGCGCGGATGGGTGTACATGAGCGCGGCGCACCCCGATGTGAGTGACTTTATAGAGGGCCTGATGCGACCCCCCACCCAGCCCGACGGCGACAAGCAGCCCGTGGCGGTGCGCAACTGGACGCGCGTGGTGTACGGGCACGCCATTCCTGCCGAACTGGTCGCCACGGCCCGGCAGAACGGCGTGCAGATTGTCCGCGCGCTGCCGGAAGGTGTGCGGCCCGT
This is a stretch of genomic DNA from Deinococcus carri. It encodes these proteins:
- a CDS encoding MFS transporter, with product MTWRFSRQLWLYLASAFTFGLAQAFAALFLNFYLRALGLGAEWQGLVNALPALTLAALSLPAVALARRISNARTIQIGSVLSLVGAALLALAGGPLGAIAGALVQGAGAALLVVSGSPFMANHSDEKSRVTLFSVQSALMTGAGFLGNLLGGRVPELYAAATATAPDGLSALRAALVVSAAFQLAGLVPVLFLRPSGKPRPQGRSFAVRDRATMARLVAPNVLVGLGAGATIPFLNVFIEGKFHVDYASLGTLFAWTSLATAVTVLVQPLLVRRLGQLPAVLVVQAASLPFLAVLGFAPALWMVSAALFTRGALMNAAGPVYSAYAMTALPDEDRPMYSAVNTIAWDLGWAASSLLSGVVRGVLPFDVAFRVLFGWTILMYAGSVLAIYLGLYRRARRTSPTPRAAGGGVD
- a CDS encoding zinc ribbon domain-containing protein, which produces MSDTGPLQSLQRVQELDLELDRLRAEEASIPDALRDARAQQERLNNDLEDTEITLEGVEKQIRGLEQDLTGTQEQTRRAKEEQEKNAFDARAQSQYGSRIQMLSERAEEMAEDLTPLRERQRELSERASGLRGEHRALRPELEALETQDEARVQALRDQGEGARQERARLVAGIDARTVKEYDHIRKAKKGLGLVEIRGGRCTGCNVMLPVNVQQKAAQGKLPPVKCPSCGRFLIKLG